The stretch of DNA AAACACCGCCACCCTGACGCGCCGTGTCACAGCGAGCGTGGCGCAGCCCACCGACGCCGCCAGCCCCAACGCCTGAGGCGTCAAACGCGTGCCTGCGGGCAGGATAACGGTGCCACGCTGGATATCCGCGCCTTGTGCCGTAATCCATTCACCGACTTGCGGTGTATGCAGAAAATTCACTTCGTGGGTAAGCGGATCGGCCTCGGTCTGCTCTTGCATCACGATGGCTTCGGCCCCTGGCGGCACGGTGGCCCCCGTGAAGATTCGCGCGGCGGTCCCTGGCGCGAGCGGCTGTGCGGGGTGCCCGGCGGCAATGCGCTGCGACACCGGCAAACGGCGCTCGCCATGCAGCAGGTCGGCGACCCGCACCGCATAGCCATCCATCGCGCTAACGGCCATGGGCGGCACATCGAGCGGCGAAACGACATCGCTAGCCAGCACGCGGTTGAGCGCCTCAAGGGTAGGCAGGGATTCACTGCCACCGAGCGGGACGGCGGCGTCCAGCAATGCCTTCAGGGCTTCGGCGGTTGAGCGTAACGCAGCGCCAGCGGTGGCAGGATGGGTCGAAGGCATGGATATGCGAGGAAGCCCGTTGGGCAAGTTGGGCAAAGCAGTCATTGTAGCCGTGGCTGGCGCGGATGAAGAAAGCGCCGCCCCGCCCCTTTATTGCCCTGTATGCGCGGCAATAAACGCCTTGACCGGGCGCACGTCAGCCGCCAGCACTTCGAAGCGTTGCGGCAGCGCCTCCAGCCCGACGAAGGCCGCTGGCCGCTCTGGCTCACGCTGTAGCGCCTCGCGGATGGTCTCGCCAAATTTAACCGGCTGCGCTGTCTCCAGCACGATCATCGGAATACCGGGCTGCAAATGTTCACGCGCCACTTTCACGCCATCGGCCGTGTGCGTGTCGATCATCGTCTGATAACGCCCGAACACATCACGGATCGTGGCAACACGATCCGCATGACTGCTGCGCCCGGAAACGAAACCAAACGCCTGCACGCGGGCAAAATCGCCGCTCGCCGCCAGATCGAAACCGCCCTTTTCCTCGACATCGCGGAACAACTGCAACACCCGCGCCGGATCGCGGCCCAGCAGATCGAAGATAAAGCGTTCGAAATTGGATGCCTTCGAGATATCCATGCTCGGGCTGCTGGTGTGCCAGGTCTCGGCGGCTTTGCGCACGCGATACACCCCGGTGCGGAAAAACTCGTCGAGCACGTCGTTTTCGTTCGTGGCGACGACCAGTTTTTCGATGGGTAGCCCCATCATCCGCGCAATATGGCCCGCGCATACATTGCCGAAATTGCCCGATGGCACGGTAAACGACACCCGCTCGTCATTCGAGCGCGTCGCCGCGAAATAGCCGCTGAAATAATAGACGACTTGCGCCACCACCCGTGCCCAGTTGATCGAGTTGACCGTGCCAATGCGGTGTTGCGCCTTGAAGGCGTGATCGTTGGACACGGCCTTGACGATGTCCTGGCAATCGTCGAAAACCCCTTCGAGAGCCAGATTGAAGATGTTCGGATCTTGCAGGCTGTACATCTGCGCGGTTTGAAACGCGCTCATCTTCTTGTGCGGCGACAGCATGAAGACGCGCACGCCCCGCTTGCCGCGCATGGCGTATTCGGCAGCGCTGCCGGTATCGCCGGACGTCGCGCCGAGGATATTCAGCGTCTCGCCGTGCTGGCCCAGCGTGTACTCGAACAGGTTGCCCAGCAGTTGCATCGCCATGTCCTTGAACGCGAGCGTCGGGCCATTGGAGAGTTCCAGCAGCGCGAGCGGCGCGCCCTGTTCGACGCCGAGCGTACGCAGTGGCGTGATCTGCGCGGCGTTTTCGCCGTGGCGCACGTTGCAATACGTCTGCGCCGTATAGGTGCGGCGCGTCAGGGCACGCAGATC from Paraburkholderia hayleyella encodes:
- the thrC gene encoding threonine synthase yields the protein MNYLSTRGAGAHERHTFSDILLGGLARDGGLYLPASYPRIAADELARWRTLPYADLAFEILSKFSDDIPPDDLRALTRRTYTAQTYCNVRHGENAAQITPLRTLGVEQGAPLALLELSNGPTLAFKDMAMQLLGNLFEYTLGQHGETLNILGATSGDTGSAAEYAMRGKRGVRVFMLSPHKKMSAFQTAQMYSLQDPNIFNLALEGVFDDCQDIVKAVSNDHAFKAQHRIGTVNSINWARVVAQVVYYFSGYFAATRSNDERVSFTVPSGNFGNVCAGHIARMMGLPIEKLVVATNENDVLDEFFRTGVYRVRKAAETWHTSSPSMDISKASNFERFIFDLLGRDPARVLQLFRDVEEKGGFDLAASGDFARVQAFGFVSGRSSHADRVATIRDVFGRYQTMIDTHTADGVKVAREHLQPGIPMIVLETAQPVKFGETIREALQREPERPAAFVGLEALPQRFEVLAADVRPVKAFIAAHTGQ